GCATATACTTACACTAATActagccgatcggccgccattatgagatttgccatggtctgtgacagatcagtttgcgtcgtaataaaatattttgaaaatgccgttgtgcgttgtgaaaaagtgtaaaaataacaatataaaagtatttgtggatatatgattatctaagatagaaaaaattgtgtaactggtatacacCGTAAACTAACACACACACTAgaataaaggtgcttcacttgctaatatcacggcgcggagtcctttttttactagtccgtgttcaccaataattttaatatgtaatttatattacacattaTATGTACCTAGTCTagccataaataataataatagagtaatgtttatacaaaaCGATACTATTACTACTACTTAGTAACGAAACGATTATTATTAGGGATCttttcattgtaacattttaataatcagcaacatggattatcgataacatttttttttccaatcaaagataataaattcttaAACGATAAACGTTTCTATATAAAACAGATACACACTCGCAAATTTGACACAACAATTTTTCAAAATGAAGTGCATATTTGCTGTTCTTTGCTTGGTGGCTGCGGCCTCAGCCAATGAAATCACCACTACAGCATTCAACTACCATGAACAGATCGGTATCCATGAAGCTGCAAGGATCAAGCAAGCCGAAGCAGCAATGGACTTCGACGGCTCAAGAATTGTTGGTGGTTCGCCATCAGCTGTTGGAAACCATCCCCACGTTGTGAGTtcttaattacaaatataaatataaatttctttGCAATTTGTTTAAGGACTCAAgacatttttttcaaagtattttGTTTGATGATGTTTTGCCATTTTGGCGTTCTGTaagtatttgtttttgttgCTGTAGAAATTTCGGGACAGTTTAAAAATCGTGGAAATGGTTTGTTTTGATGTTAAGCTACTGAAGAGACCAAAACAGATGGAAATCGGAAGGTAGGTCAGGGATATGTGGCGGATGCAATAACACCTTCCAGCCAAACTTTGCTGAGTGGCCAAAATGTGTGTCTTTCTCTCAACTTCTATTTTAAAGCCATCCGTTGTTAATAGTAGAGATCAAATGTTACCTTTGTAGCGTCATCAGAACTGTTTAGTTCTACTATACAAATAGTATGGCCATAGTATATTGTGCAACTCACGGTCTTTCGCTTGAGTGGGTACTCCACAACGTTGCACGAGTTGCACATACTATTTTGTATAACAAATGCGATGATTTATGTGGGTCCAGGGGCAAAGCCCCAGTCAGTTAAacgcgtcaacctcaattcagttttgatgtttaattgtgtttattttcttattattttatttattttagcaatttatctaaatttgcgtgtgccaagtataataattttcatgcgacaagtaaacttttcgcactcaaacaacagtttcatttacgaaaataactcacgcgtaattttaaaatgggcaaacggctcttttACAACCGCAATAGCAAGCGCCaagatactacttttcccgcataagtaatacaaaataaattgtattacaaGCTTACACATTGTTAATACAAAAAGATTTTTGCCGCGacctattatttaaaagtgataCAATTGCATACGATTCGATGTTGACACCATATCCGTTGTACAACTAAGATGGTATTACCGACGTCACAAGCATCCACGAATTTTTCCACTTAGATTTTTGTCATATTATTTCAACTAACTTTACGTTTTTGTGAACCCTTAATGGTATCAACAATACACTTAATAGTTATAGAACTTATAGTTTGTCACAATTCAAGAAGCGCCTTTGGAATCACTTCGCTTTTGATTAGCCTCCCGAAACAAATAGACAAATCGACCTACAGATAAAGATTTATCCAAACTATTTTATTGGCCTTCCTTTATAAgtttcatttttgaaaaaaaaaatactatgtaatataaaaacacGATATCcagatgatttaaatataaatatttttttactaggcAGGTCTGGTTATCACTCTGACTAGTGGTTGGCAATCAGTCTGCACTGCATCACTGTTGACCAACAACAGAATAGTGACGGCAGCTCACTGCTGGTGGGACGGTCGCAACCAGGCTCGCCAGTTTGTCGTGGTCCTGGGTGTGGCCACCCTCTTTACCGGAGGAGTTCGAATCACCACAAACAATGTCAGAATGCATCAGTCTTGGAACCCTTCTAATGCCAATAACGATGTGGCTGTCGCTGTTATTAACTGGGTGGGATACACAAGTAAGTATAATCATTACAGAGTTAAGAATAGCTGAATAAAAATCTGCTCGTATCAAAGTATTATCTCAATTATGGGAAATCCCTGAAATCATTACATATCAGGTAGATATTGCATGAGACAAAGCTTTGAAAAGACGAGCATGGCGGTTAGCTGATAATAAGTgattgccctgcccattacaatactaCTGTAGTATCCGCACAGGTTTCTTGCTTGAACATTATAACTTTAAGCTTTTATTTCACATGAAATCCCTTcacaccaaaaaaaaataataatgcttgcacattattcCTTCGTGCCAAAAAAGACGTCAATGTGGTACCATCTAGCATCGCGTGCAAAGAAGCCCTTAATAGTCCTTAAGATATAAATAGTAACATAACACTAATAATACATGAGTGTGCTA
The Leptidea sinapis chromosome 9, ilLepSina1.1, whole genome shotgun sequence DNA segment above includes these coding regions:
- the LOC126965912 gene encoding collagenase-like codes for the protein MKCIFAVLCLVAAASANEITTTAFNYHEQIGIHEAARIKQAEAAMDFDGSRIVGGSPSAVGNHPHVAGLVITLTSGWQSVCTASLLTNNRIVTAAHCWWDGRNQARQFVVVLGVATLFTGGVRITTNNVRMHQSWNPSNANNDVAVAVINWVGYTNVIQAIALASGNQDYVGTWATAAGYGRTSDSQSGIPANQVRHQVNLRVITNVECRNTFGSSIVVASTLCTSGQGGVGTCGGDSGGPLAIGSGNSRTLIGICSFGSPRGCQVGLPAGFARVTSFNSWIRGNL